One Arachis hypogaea cultivar Tifrunner chromosome 2, arahy.Tifrunner.gnm2.J5K5, whole genome shotgun sequence genomic window, TAGCTCTGACTTGGTTGATGATGCAGAGCTCAAGCAACTGGATAACCATGATGTGAAGGAGTGGTTCAACTCTCTCCAAGATGCTCTTTACACTGCTGGTGACTTGCTGGACCGCGTCTGCACCAAAGCAGCAACTCAAAAGGACACTTTCTTGGGTAAAATCTTCAACTCTGAAGATAGCCAGATGGTGGATGAGATAGAAAGGGTGGTTGGAAGGATAGAAGATCTTGAGAAAAGCAAGGGAAAGCTTGGGCTTGAAAAGATTTCCGCATCTAGCTTCTCCTGGAAAACTCCATCCACTTCTCTTGTAAGAGGGAATGTGTATGGCAGGGAGGATGACCAGAAGGCCTTAATCAAGATGCTGAATGACAACAATGAGCATCACTTGTCTGTGATCTCTATTGTTGGCATAGGTGGGGTTGGTAAAACAACTTTGGCTCAATGGCTGTACAATAATGCAGAGTTGATGGAGGGATTTAATCGGAAAGCATGGGTTTGCGTTTCGGAGAACTTCAATATTGTTGAGACTACAAAGAATATAGTAAAGGAGATCTCTACAAATACTCAGGATCTTGATagcttcaattcaattcaagatgCTTTGAAGAAAGAATTGTCTGAAAAGAAGTTCTTTGTTGTCTTGGACGATGTTTGGAGTAATGATCATCATCAATGGAAGGATTTTCTAGCCCCTTTTCAATATGGGGTTAAGGGAAGTACTATTCTTCTAACTACTCGCGAGAAAGATGTtggttcagttgtccaaacaAATTACCACCCTCACTATCTCAATCCATTATCAGAAGACTATTGCTGGTCGGTGTTTGCAGCCAATGCTTCTTTTCCAGAATCAAATGGGAGGCCAAGATTTGAAGAAATAGGCAAAACGATTCCCAGGAAGTGCAACGGTTTGCCATTAGCAGCAGAAACGCTTGGTTGTTTGTGCCGAAGGCATGATGCTGAGGAATGGGAAAAAATCTTAAGGAGTGATATTTGGGAATTTTCTACAAATGAGAGTAAGATTATTCCAGCATTGTTAATTAGTTACTTTCACCTTCCTGCACATTTGAAGCCTTGTTTTGTTCATTGTGCACTGTTTCCGAAAGATTATCTTTTCGATAAAGATGAATTAATTTTGCTGTGGATGGCCGAAGATCTTTTAAGGCTACCAAATGGAGGAGAGAGTTCAAgagcagaaaaaagaaaaaggggagAGAGTTCAAGACCAAAAAAAAACAATAGAGGAGAGAGTTTAGAAGAAGTTGGTTGCAAGTGTTTTGAAGAATTAACTTCCAGATTATTTTTTAAACCAGCTTCTTATGGGATTGGGAGGTACGTGATGCATGATCTTTTGCATGACTTGGCAATATTCCTTGCCAGAGACTTCTATTGTAGGATACAAGAACTTGGTGAACAAGAAGAGATGAAGGTTCTCAGTTCTCACTCGTCATTTGTCACATTTACCACGTGGAAGCTTATGTCCTCCAATCACAAAAGTCTCTAACTCCATTACGAAATTGGAATCTTTGAGGACATCGTTGTATATCAATGATTTGTTTAGCGTGGAAAGTGTAGTATCAAAGTTTAAATACTTGAGGGTTTCATCCTTTGATAAAGTTGATGAATTACCTGATTCAATAGGGGAATTGATTCATCTACGCTATTTGAATCTCTCTAGGTGTAACATTAATAGGTTGCCGGAATCGTTGTGCAACTTGTATAATCTACAAACATTAATATTGAATGGATGTACTAAGCTGACCATGTTGCCCAGTGGCATGCATAATCTTGTGAAT contains:
- the LOC112738422 gene encoding putative disease resistance RPP13-like protein 1 yields the protein MTGVLGEAFLSRLIDFALEKLISADAINFVVGKKLSSDLVDDAELKQLDNHDVKEWFNSLQDALYTAGDLLDRVCTKAATQKDTFLGKIFNSEDSQMVDEIERVVGRIEDLEKSKGKLGLEKISASSFSWKTPSTSLVRGNVYGREDDQKALIKMLNDNNEHHLSVISIVGIGGVGKTTLAQWLYNNAELMEGFNRKAWVCVSENFNIVETTKNIVKEISTNTQDLDSFNSIQDALKKELSEKKFFVVLDDVWSNDHHQWKDFLAPFQYGVKGSTILLTTREKDVGSVVQTNYHPHYLNPLSEDYCWSVFAANASFPESNGRPRFEEIGKTIPRKCNGLPLAAETLGCLCRRHDAEEWEKILRSDIWEFSTNESKIIPALLISYFHLPAHLKPCFVHCALFPKDYLFDKDELILLWMAEDLLRLPNGGESSRAEKRKRGESSRPKKNNRGESLEEVGCKCFEELTSRLFFKPASYGIGRYVMHDLLHDLAIFLARDFYCRIQELGEQEEMKVLSSHSSFVTFTTWKLMSSNHKSL